The Oryza brachyantha chromosome 6, ObraRS2, whole genome shotgun sequence region GGCGTTCTCCTTGTTGTCTTCCAGCGCTCGCTGGTGATCGCCCTTagcctcttcttcctcctcgacggcagcagcagccgccgcctcctgaCGATGCTTGCCGtgatcatcgtcgtcgtcatcgtcgacGGGGATAACCACCGCCTTGGACACTGCTTTCTCTGTGGTCGTTGTCTTCTTCTTTGCTTCCAGCAGGCGGCGTCGACCTTCacctccttcttcctcctcgggcTCTTTCGCTTCGactgctcccgccgccgcaggggTGGTCTGGATGGCGAGCTTGGCTTTGACTTCCTCTATGACGTCGTCGTGGATATGACCCTCCCCGTCCTCGTCTGCATCTGTATTGTCGTCGTCAACGGCGGCAATGGCTTCTTGCTCCTCGCTGACGATCGCCTCTTCCTTGGAGCCGCCATTGTTGTgcagctcctcctctcctACGAGAGGTGGTGCTACCTCTTCTACTTTGGTGATGGTGGGCATGTCATGGACCTCGTCACACTTGTTGTCGTACACAGATATTGCAACCACTTGTTGAACCTGCAAGCGGGGAGAAATTAAATCAAAGGACCGAAGTTTTTACATAAACTTAACATTTCAACTATTCTCTTGTACGTGTTCTAAATGctgcatgatttttttctacattTAGTGAAGAGCTatacctaattaatccatctgctccaaaaaatagttttatttccACTCATCACGTATATATcaatacaaaagcaaaaataatatgatgtcatctactttatcaaatcacagtacaattattttcttaattttacaAACTCCAATGCAATGGTTACTCAGAAATAAACTTATCTTGATATAAGCTATAATACACaaaaattatcttattttaggtCAGAGACAGTAAATATTAAACCTCAGCCGTTGCCATATTCTGCAGCTGGCAGTGATCTTTCCCCAACCTTTTTCTTCGACGATGGCGGAGCAAGATTAGCTAGGTAGGATGGCTTTGGTACGCAAGGAGTGCAATGCCACGCTACTGCTTTTATAGAGGCGCCCGCCCGGCAAGGTAGGGCAAACAGGGAGCAGCGCGCaacacagtaaaaaaaaatgaagcggTGAAATGAAAtcatggatcgatcgatcagagaGCCGAGAGCTAGCTAGAGTACGTGATCATCTTCTTGGATCAAGTTCGGCTTGGGATAGATGGAGATCGGTGAATTTGAGATCTCAAGACCTGCACCCCGGCCGGCCTTCCGGGAGGTGTCCTGCCCGGAGGCGACAGATCAAGATCGAACTCGGGATCATCAGATCGGCCACTGATTCATTCACCCGGCCAACTCGCCGAGAGGCtgcccgctgccggcgtcgaTGGGCGCAGATATTTCGGCGTGCATGGCCGGGCAGGCGCCTCGAGCTACGCGCGCGGTGGGCTCCGATCCGTTTCTCCCGATTGCCCATGCACgcgtcgccggccaccgccgccatcaccAGGCGGCCCCGCCCgggccgcgcccgcgccacgaTGCCGcctcgctcgccgcctccaATGGAAGGGCTTTTGGGGAGAGCCCACAGGGCCACGATCCCACGACTCCTCGCCAGGGTTTgcggatgatttttttttaatctacataaactttttcaaaatttaaatatgttattgaGTATGAGTGTatgtctttttatttttggaaaataaagACCGGAACAGTTTCCTATTTAGGGGTCCCAGGGTATGCCggagttttaaataaaaataataagccAGTTGGACCAAAAGAGACCTAAGAGCGAGTACCATAATTCCACGTATAAAGTTGTTTATTAGTTTGACTTGTAAATAAGTTTGGTGAGgtggagaagaaagaaaaggagagagaaagtcATTGTCATGGATGACAACAGTTTAAAGCCAATTTTAACTTCtattaaagtaaattttgttGTGTAGGGgtagataaaaaggaaaatagtgtaataaaatttattttgttgtattaatgaagaaaataaGTCTGACTCTAGCACGTAGCATTATAAAATGTCATTATTGCTGACGTGGATTAGACACGAGTCCATGGTGGATTCTACCTTTGAACATATCCTAAGAGCTACTCtgtttaattttaatgttatacactattaatttttgagatatgtttgactattaatcttattcaaaaaatatatatcattatcGTTTTTTTCATGATCCGTGTTATCCCTAAAGATATTTcaagcatgacttatattccttttattatttgtgttatattttgaatagagaTAATGATTAAGAATATGTCCAAAAGTTAAACttgtcaaacattaaaaattgaaaGCAGTACGTAAGCGCTAGCCCGAAGTGGCACCTAAACTAGAGTACATTGTGGTATGACGAGGGAAAATAGAGGAGatgataaaaagttttatgaaAGAGGTGATTGTTATCTCCAATTTTATCCACACCatttatttatcaattaaaagTTGACACATGTAATACTTTACATCTACTACATACTTGAAGATGTAGCCTAAGAGGGATGAGGGGGGGTATAAGGTGGAAGTTGGGTTTGGTGGGCCGtgaggagaggggaaagaggAAATGATGGAGAAGGAGATGGGTTTGGGGCTGGGCTTGAGAAAGTTTAGGGGAAAAGGGCTGAAAAAGCAATTGAAGtcattttattgttttctgGTCTTTTCGGAAGTAAACATTTGTGGTATTTTGCGAATTTGAAGTTCAAATCATATGAAAGGGGATTCGAAGAGAGTTTTTAGGCTGGGTTTTCGAAAGGGGGCCAAGAAAGGAGTCCAGTAGAAATGTTCTAACTTTTGAGCTAAGTGAAAATTATTAGATGGGTTCTCTTTGGGCTGTCAAGGAAAGggaaattgagatttaacttGGCACATGAccctaattaaaaaaaaccaaagtttttgaaaaaggTTTTTAATTAGAATAAGTTTTTCAATTGAGGGTGAAAAACCAGACATCGAACTGTTGCATCTCTCATGTGGTTGAGAAACACTCTGGCACGCATGAACAATCCATCAAACCTGACCTCTCTTTGTTCCGCCACAACACTGttgacttataaaaatatgtttaatcattcatcatattaaaaaattatttaaaatgcaAATAATATAGTCATGATTATATTATCTTTCCTGATAAAGCAAGTTGcaccaaaataaatgttacttatataacttttcaaaataagataaatggttaaatatgtCTAAAAGACAGTGATgccatcttaaaaaaaaggcaaaacacACTCCTTTAATTTGCAGCTGACTTACCGGCTCAAAATTTCGCTGAAATcaagtataaacaaaatgacttattaacaattaaaacaattttgggtaaaacttttattgttcttattgatctaaaagcaactGTTggtaaataaactatgataaaaaactcaacacaaactacaaatttgagatttaaaaatttaaatttatttataaacataaacataaatgaaaaaaaatggagggctTAAAGTATTGTGCAGGGTGGTTGAGACAGTTACTAGGTGGAAGGAGAGTAGGAGATGACCCTGGAAGCATAATTTCTGAAATCCATGTTCGCTCCTGTCTTCTAGCCTTTTGATCCTTCAAATTCTCTCTGAATGGTCATGCTCGTTCCATGTCGAACAGTTAATCTTTGGCTAAACGAAAAAACAATCATTCTTCAGAATAGGCCGTTAATCTGTGGCAGTTTGGCCGCCATCAGACAGCTTCGGATGAGCAACTAACTGCTACTCTTTGCTACAAGTTGCCAGTATGAGACTGAGACAATCTAGCCACGAAAAGAGGTAAAGAAAACTGAAAACTTGGGGATCATGGCAAGAGCAGTAGCCTAACAAACACCATTATTCAATCACCCAGTTTCAAGAACGCGTTACAGGAAAGCCTATCATAATGCATGACAAGCTAATTGCCAACCTTGATAAATATAAAGCTGTTAGCTAGCCTGTTAATTAGATGCtcatataaatgatgaatCGTGCATGCTTTCTTAATGCAAGATTTGCCCCCAGCTGCATGCTgaatttgcaatttttttcagtAAGGCACACAAATGCAATGACATCTCTGTTACTATCTGCCATGAATTTGCTGATCATGGCTAGCTGGTGCTGGCTACAAGCTTCCTGTGGCCGCCAAGTGGTCTTCGATGTCACAGACTTCGGCGCTGTCACCGACGGCGAGACAGATAATTCCAAGGTAATCACTTCAACTTACTCCTTAGAattctatttttctctctcaaagATGCAAAAGATTTGAGTTGTTAGCATTTGAAATGTGTTCATCTTGCAATGGCTGTGTTTTTGTGTAAGGCGTTTGTGAGGGCGTGGACGGAggcgtgcgcggcggcggggaggccggcggtggtggtgcccAGCGGCGACTACCTGCTCCACCCGGTGGTGTTCCGGGGACCCTGCAGGGGGTACGTCGAGGTGcgggtcgccggcgtcgtccgcgcgccggccggcctcgACGCGTTCCGGGGGTACCACGAGTGGATCAACTTCGCCGGCATCGACGGCCTGCTCGTCACCGGCAATGGCACGttcgacggccgcggcgcctCGTCGTGGCACCTCAACGACTGTCCATGGAAGCCCGACTGTATACCTCCGCCCTCGGTGAGCGAGTGCGAGCGAATTCCACAGCAAAAATTCAATCTAAAcactacaaataaatttagtttggAAGGGTTCGTAATATTTTTGGGTTAGTCGATTAAGCTGGCGCGAGTGAGGAACGCGACCATAGACGGGGTGACGTCACTGGACAGCAAGTTCttccacgtcgtcgtcgccggcagccACGACGTCGAGATCCGCCACGTCAGCATCCGGGCGCCGGGGGACAGCCCCAACACGGACGGCGTCCACATCCAGGGCTCCTCCAACGTCCGCGTCACCGACTCGGCCGTCGGCACCGGCGACGACTGCGTCTCCGTCGGGCCGGGCAGCGCCGACGTGACCGTGTCCGGCGTGTCGTGCGGACCCGGGCACGG contains the following coding sequences:
- the LOC102717447 gene encoding nucleolin-like, whose amino-acid sequence is MATAEVQQVVAISVYDNKCDEVHDMPTITKVEEVAPPLVGEEELHNNGGSKEEAIVSEEQEAIAAVDDDNTDADEDGEGHIHDDVIEEVKAKLAIQTTPAAAGAVEAKEPEEEEGGEGRRRLLEAKKKTTTTEKAVSKAVVIPVDDDDDDDHGKHRQEAAAAAAVEEEEEAKGDHQRALEDNKENAGEKSKAQENDE
- the LOC102720715 gene encoding exopolygalacturonase; this encodes MLNLQFFSVRHTNAMTSLLLSAMNLLIMASWCWLQASCGRQVVFDVTDFGAVTDGETDNSKAFVRAWTEACAAAGRPAVVVPSGDYLLHPVVFRGPCRGYVEVRVAGVVRAPAGLDAFRGYHEWINFAGIDGLLVTGNGTFDGRGASSWHLNDCPWKPDCIPPPSSIKLARVRNATIDGVTSLDSKFFHVVVAGSHDVEIRHVSIRAPGDSPNTDGVHIQGSSNVRVTDSAVGTGDDCVSVGPGSADVTVSGVSCGPGHGISVGSLGRRPGEADVRRLRVSNCTIAGTANGVRIKTWRGGPRPASSAASGLVFEDIVMRRVRNPIIIDQEYCPYISCHHQSERPPSVVKISDVKFRNIRGVSATQVAVKLSCSAASPCRGLELRDIDLRYVRRGVATVSRCANVAGGVTGGTLVPPSCI